In one window of Thalassococcus arenae DNA:
- a CDS encoding MFS transporter has product MLNVLRQSWALLLGMGLLMVGNGLQGSLLGVRGPAAGFSALEMSMVMSAYFVGFLFASRMVPEMLRRVGHVRVFAALGSFVSAVLILFPAFQDPIAWTFGRMVIGFSFCGLYVTAESWLNNSATNETRGKALSLYMIVQMVGIIAAQALLVIPDPSGFLLFVIPSVLVSIAFAPILLSVSPTPAFASTKPMDLRALYRTSPLGCVGLFLLGGVFAAQFGMSAVYGSAAGLSLQQISIFVASFYVGALVLQYPLGWLSDRMDRRRLVTGCAALGGSAALLAALTGGPFNLLLAAAFVIGGCSNPLYSLLIAYTNDFLDHEDMASASAGLLFINGVGAIAGPLIIGWAMQTVGPQGYFLLIAALLLAMTGYALYRMTQRRAPASQDTGAFAALTPAATAVAVEAVQEYAHDKAEQEREE; this is encoded by the coding sequence ATGCTGAACGTTCTGAGACAGTCATGGGCCCTGCTTCTGGGCATGGGGCTTTTGATGGTCGGGAACGGCTTGCAGGGCTCGCTCTTGGGGGTTCGCGGCCCCGCTGCGGGGTTTTCCGCGCTCGAGATGTCGATGGTCATGTCGGCATATTTCGTGGGTTTCCTGTTCGCTTCCCGCATGGTGCCCGAGATGCTGCGCCGGGTCGGGCATGTCCGGGTCTTCGCCGCGCTCGGATCTTTCGTTTCGGCGGTCCTGATCCTGTTTCCCGCCTTCCAGGACCCGATCGCCTGGACCTTCGGCCGGATGGTGATCGGGTTCAGCTTTTGCGGCCTCTACGTGACCGCCGAAAGCTGGCTGAACAACTCGGCCACGAACGAGACCCGCGGCAAGGCCCTGTCGCTTTACATGATCGTGCAGATGGTCGGGATCATCGCGGCGCAGGCGCTGCTGGTGATCCCCGACCCGTCCGGGTTCCTGCTGTTCGTCATCCCGTCGGTGCTGGTCTCCATCGCATTCGCGCCGATCCTTCTGTCGGTTTCGCCCACGCCGGCCTTCGCCTCGACAAAACCGATGGACCTGCGGGCGCTCTACCGCACGTCGCCGCTGGGCTGCGTGGGGCTTTTCCTGCTTGGCGGCGTGTTCGCGGCACAGTTCGGCATGTCGGCTGTCTATGGCTCGGCGGCCGGGTTGTCGCTGCAACAGATCTCGATCTTCGTGGCATCGTTCTATGTCGGCGCGCTGGTTCTGCAATATCCGCTGGGATGGTTGTCCGACCGGATGGATCGGCGCCGCTTGGTCACCGGCTGCGCGGCCCTGGGCGGCAGTGCGGCGCTTCTGGCCGCGCTGACCGGCGGGCCCTTCAACCTTCTGCTGGCGGCGGCCTTTGTCATCGGCGGTTGTTCGAACCCGCTGTATTCACTGCTGATCGCCTATACCAACGACTTTCTCGATCACGAGGACATGGCCAGCGCATCGGCCGGACTGTTGTTCATCAACGGGGTTGGCGCGATCGCCGGCCCGCTGATCATCGGCTGGGCAATGCAGACGGTCGGGCCGCAGGGCTACTTTCTGCTGATCGCCGCGCTCTTGCTCGCGATGACCGGCTACGCGCTCTACCGCATGACGCAGCGGCGTGCGCCGGCCTCGCAGGACACCGGTGCCTTTGCCGCCCTGACACCGGCCGCCACCGCCGTCGCGGTCGAGGCGGTGCAGGAATATGCGCATGACAAGGCGGAACAGGAACGCGAGGAATGA
- the queA gene encoding tRNA preQ1(34) S-adenosylmethionine ribosyltransferase-isomerase QueA: MKLSEFDFDLPERLIATRPASPRSSARLLVAEGDAITDAHVFDLPDWLRPGDRLVLNDTKVIPARLTGTRTRRGTAGESAARIEATLLEPRADGTWTALVKPLKKVRDGEVIRFSDELEAVVEARADGQGHLRFNLSGEDFDAALNAAGAMPLPPYIAARRPADARDKTDYQTIWARRQGAVAAPTASLHFDEALMAALSARGVAFTHVTLHVGAGTFLPVKVEDVTTHRMHGEWGEVTEQAAAEIAATKKAGGRIVPVGTTALRLIETAARSGTIEPFRGVTDIFIYPGFAFRVTDALMTNFHLPKSTLMMLVSALMGTERIRRIYAHAVDREYRFFSYGDASLLIPPTQATFRA, encoded by the coding sequence ATGAAGCTTTCCGAGTTCGATTTCGACCTGCCCGAGCGGTTGATCGCCACGCGGCCCGCCAGCCCGCGCTCGTCGGCGCGGCTTCTGGTGGCCGAGGGCGACGCGATCACCGATGCGCATGTTTTCGACCTGCCGGATTGGCTGCGTCCCGGCGACCGGCTGGTGCTGAACGATACCAAGGTCATCCCGGCGCGGCTGACCGGCACGCGGACGCGCCGCGGCACGGCGGGCGAAAGCGCCGCGCGGATCGAAGCCACCCTGCTGGAGCCACGGGCCGACGGAACCTGGACGGCGCTTGTCAAGCCGCTCAAGAAAGTGCGCGACGGCGAGGTGATCCGCTTTTCGGACGAACTCGAGGCGGTCGTGGAGGCGCGCGCGGACGGGCAGGGCCATCTGCGCTTCAACCTCTCGGGCGAGGATTTCGATGCCGCGCTGAATGCTGCGGGTGCCATGCCGCTGCCGCCATACATCGCCGCCAGGCGTCCGGCCGACGCCCGCGACAAGACCGATTACCAGACCATATGGGCGCGCCGACAGGGCGCGGTGGCGGCGCCCACCGCCTCGCTGCATTTCGACGAGGCGTTGATGGCCGCCTTGTCCGCCCGCGGCGTCGCGTTCACCCACGTCACCTTGCATGTCGGCGCCGGCACCTTCCTGCCGGTCAAGGTCGAAGACGTGACCACCCACAGGATGCACGGCGAATGGGGCGAGGTCACCGAACAGGCGGCGGCCGAGATCGCGGCGACGAAAAAGGCCGGCGGGCGGATCGTTCCCGTCGGCACCACCGCCCTGCGGCTGATCGAAACCGCCGCGCGGTCGGGCACGATCGAACCGTTCCGCGGTGTCACCGACATCTTCATCTATCCCGGTTTCGCGTTTCGGGTGACCGACGCCCTGATGACCAATTTCCACCTGCCGAAATCCACCTTGATGATGCTGGTCTCCGCACTGATGGGAACCGAACGCATCCGGCGGATCTATGCCCATGCTGTGGATCGCGAATACCGGTTCTTCAGCTATGGCGACGCGTCTTTGCTGATTCCGCCGACGCAAGCGACATTTCGGGCTTGA
- a CDS encoding AsmA-like C-terminal region-containing protein has product MLALFAMSLVIAVGVVAVFAVTERPLRAPEWLRDRIEARLDAAVPNLAVDFGQVAVRFQRKGLVRIVLTDVVIRNSGGTTVAELSDLEAALAPVALLRGQPVLREATVSGAFVTLVRSRDGTLGLALGDAFAGSTRAPDLPSLIAQVDRLFTDDRLAQLDLIEADGLTVRYEDARARRGWTADGGRLRLVSSGGSLRLSGDAALLGGGDAVATISVNADSPIGSTAVSFGIVLTDLPSDDIATQSPALAWLEALQAPISGALRSRMHEDGTLGRLDATLQIGAGVLQPNARTRAIPFDGARTYFTYTPSTGTLRFNEISVRSELGEALAEGKAVLRGTDRGWLETLEGQFTVSQVRLAEGPLYDRPVTLSGADMAFQLALDPFRFTLGELRVTDPELPIRARGRLTAEREGWNLALMARAPRATPGKVLDFWPGWFRSGTRDWVSRHVIAGDITNTTFLLRAAPGERPWTYFDFDFDAAEVIYNMRLAPVTGGAGRFTMEGPRLAVTLDRGQVRVGGAEPVEVGGSTFVIEDVRPKPATGTLMLAARGPVTSGLAFIDQEPLSLLTKAGRDAGLATGYAEVTGRLSLPLRRGVKFPDMDLVLQGDLRDVASDRLVEGRRLTAPALTLDLDGEAIRIGGDVELGGVPASGSWRLPFDGTGGQVTADVRLTAETLAAFGVTLPSGMLAGRGTGALVVDLPRGGPPAFSLQSDLAGLALAIPQLGWRLPEGARGAFRISGRLGKPVAIDGLTLSGGGLDAAADIALSDAGAFRSLSLSRLRISDWLDVAGSLTARGPGQAPAVSVTGGRADLRGATFGSGGTGTPAGGGAPVQIALDSLQVTDTIRLDRFRGAFRTAPGLQGDFTAMLGGRAPIEGQVVPQRGASAFRIKGEDAGDILKAAGLLKTVSNGTFALTLLPVRGATGSYDGALEIRGARLRNAPAIGALLDAISIVGLLDQLNGPGIFFSEVEAEFRLTPRQVILTRSSAVGPSMGISLDGFYDIANGTMDMQGVVSPVYVLNAIGRLIARKGEGLIGFNFNLRGPVQNPQVLVNPLSVFTPGMFRDIFRRPPPEVSQ; this is encoded by the coding sequence GTGCTCGCTCTTTTCGCGATGTCCTTGGTGATCGCGGTTGGCGTCGTCGCGGTTTTCGCGGTCACCGAACGGCCGCTGCGCGCGCCCGAATGGCTTCGCGACCGGATCGAGGCCCGACTGGATGCCGCCGTGCCGAACCTTGCCGTGGATTTCGGACAAGTCGCCGTCCGGTTTCAACGCAAGGGTCTGGTGCGCATCGTGCTGACGGACGTGGTGATCCGTAACAGCGGCGGCACCACCGTCGCCGAGTTGTCAGACCTCGAGGCCGCGCTGGCGCCGGTCGCGTTGCTGCGCGGCCAGCCCGTGCTGCGCGAGGCCACGGTGTCCGGAGCTTTCGTCACGCTGGTCCGCAGCCGCGACGGCACGCTGGGCCTCGCACTGGGCGATGCCTTCGCAGGAAGCACGAGAGCGCCCGATCTTCCCTCGCTGATCGCGCAGGTCGACCGGCTGTTCACCGATGACCGCCTCGCGCAGCTTGACCTGATCGAAGCGGACGGACTGACCGTGCGATACGAGGACGCCCGTGCCCGGCGCGGCTGGACCGCCGACGGCGGACGGCTGCGCCTGGTCAGCAGCGGTGGCAGCCTGCGTTTGTCGGGCGACGCGGCGCTGCTTGGCGGGGGCGATGCGGTGGCGACGATCTCGGTCAATGCCGACAGCCCGATCGGAAGCACGGCGGTGTCTTTCGGTATCGTCCTGACCGACCTGCCTTCGGACGACATCGCGACCCAAAGCCCGGCACTGGCCTGGCTCGAGGCGTTGCAGGCGCCGATTTCCGGCGCGCTGCGATCCCGGATGCACGAGGACGGCACGCTGGGCCGCCTGGACGCGACCTTGCAGATCGGCGCCGGGGTGTTGCAGCCCAATGCCCGGACGCGCGCGATCCCCTTCGACGGGGCCCGGACCTATTTCACCTACACGCCCTCCACCGGGACGCTGCGCTTCAACGAGATTTCGGTGCGTTCCGAACTGGGCGAGGCCCTGGCCGAAGGCAAGGCGGTGCTGCGCGGCACCGACCGCGGCTGGCTCGAAACGCTGGAGGGCCAGTTCACGGTGTCGCAAGTCCGGCTGGCCGAAGGACCGCTATACGATCGTCCGGTGACCCTGTCGGGGGCCGACATGGCGTTTCAGCTGGCGCTCGATCCTTTCCGGTTCACGCTGGGCGAATTGCGGGTAACCGACCCCGAACTGCCGATCCGTGCCCGCGGCCGCCTGACCGCGGAACGCGAAGGCTGGAACCTCGCGCTGATGGCGCGTGCGCCGCGGGCGACGCCGGGCAAGGTTCTGGATTTCTGGCCGGGCTGGTTTCGCAGCGGGACCCGTGACTGGGTATCGCGCCACGTCATCGCCGGCGATATCACGAACACCACGTTCCTGTTGCGCGCCGCACCTGGCGAACGGCCCTGGACCTATTTCGATTTCGATTTCGACGCGGCCGAAGTGATCTACAACATGCGGCTGGCGCCAGTCACCGGCGGGGCCGGACGGTTCACGATGGAAGGGCCAAGACTGGCCGTGACGCTGGATCGCGGGCAGGTCCGCGTCGGCGGTGCGGAGCCGGTCGAGGTCGGCGGTTCGACCTTCGTGATCGAGGACGTCCGCCCGAAACCCGCGACCGGAACGCTGATGCTGGCGGCGCGCGGGCCGGTGACGTCCGGTTTGGCCTTCATCGACCAGGAACCGTTGTCGCTGCTGACCAAGGCCGGGCGCGATGCCGGGCTCGCGACCGGGTATGCCGAGGTAACGGGCCGTCTCAGCCTGCCGCTGCGCAGGGGCGTCAAGTTTCCCGACATGGACCTGGTCCTGCAGGGCGATCTGCGCGATGTCGCGTCCGATCGGCTGGTCGAGGGGCGGCGCCTGACCGCCCCGGCATTGACCCTGGATCTGGATGGCGAGGCGATTAGGATCGGCGGCGATGTCGAACTCGGCGGTGTTCCTGCCAGCGGTTCCTGGCGCCTGCCGTTCGACGGCACCGGCGGACAAGTCACCGCCGATGTGCGGCTCACTGCGGAAACGCTGGCCGCCTTCGGCGTGACGCTGCCCTCCGGCATGCTGGCGGGGCGGGGAACCGGGGCGTTGGTCGTCGACCTGCCGCGGGGCGGACCGCCTGCGTTTTCCTTGCAAAGCGACCTGGCGGGACTGGCGCTGGCGATCCCGCAACTGGGCTGGCGTCTGCCCGAAGGCGCGCGTGGGGCGTTCCGGATTTCCGGCCGCCTTGGCAAACCCGTTGCCATCGACGGGCTGACGCTGAGTGGTGGCGGGCTGGACGCGGCCGCCGATATCGCGCTGTCCGATGCCGGAGCGTTCCGGTCGCTGTCGCTGTCGCGATTGCGCATCTCGGATTGGCTGGATGTCGCGGGGTCTCTGACAGCGCGCGGCCCGGGCCAGGCCCCGGCGGTCAGCGTCACCGGTGGCCGGGCGGATCTGCGCGGCGCCACGTTCGGCAGCGGTGGCACCGGCACCCCGGCGGGCGGCGGCGCGCCGGTGCAGATCGCGCTGGACAGCCTGCAGGTCACCGATACGATCCGGCTCGACCGCTTCCGCGGCGCGTTTCGGACCGCACCCGGCCTGCAGGGCGACTTCACCGCCATGCTGGGTGGCCGCGCCCCGATCGAAGGCCAGGTCGTTCCGCAACGGGGCGCCAGCGCCTTTCGCATCAAGGGCGAGGATGCGGGAGACATCCTCAAGGCCGCGGGGCTGCTCAAGACCGTGTCGAACGGCACGTTCGCGCTGACCCTGCTGCCGGTGCGTGGCGCCACCGGCAGTTATGACGGCGCGCTGGAGATCCGCGGAGCGCGGCTGCGCAACGCGCCGGCGATCGGTGCGCTGCTGGACGCGATCAGCATCGTCGGGTTGCTGGACCAGTTGAACGGACCGGGTATCTTCTTTTCCGAGGTCGAGGCCGAGTTCCGTCTCACCCCGCGACAGGTGATCCTGACCCGCTCCAGCGCGGTCGGCCCGTCGATGGGCATCTCGCTGGACGGTTTTTACGACATTGCCAACGGCACCATGGACATGCAGGGCGTGGTGTCTCCGGTTTATGTCCTGAACGCAATCGGCCGTCTGATCGCACGCAAGGGCGAGGGGCTGATCGGCTTCAATTTCAACCTGCGCGGGCCGGTGCAGAACCCCCAGGTCCTGGTCAATCCGCTTTCGGTCTTCACCCCCGGCATGTTCCGTGACATCTTCCGCCGCCCGCCCCCCGAGGTGTCGCAATAG
- a CDS encoding peroxiredoxin has translation MSDMAPDFTLPSTDGDVTLSALRGHKVVLFFYPRDDTSGCTKENEAFTALQGDFEKAGTKVFGISKDSIASHEKFMAKKSLTVPLLSDENSDVCEKFGVWAEKSMYGKKFMGIERSTFLIDADGRIAREWRKVKVPGHAEEVLEAARGL, from the coding sequence ATGTCCGACATGGCCCCCGATTTCACCCTGCCCTCGACCGATGGCGACGTCACACTGTCCGCCTTGCGCGGCCACAAGGTCGTTCTGTTCTTCTATCCCCGTGACGACACATCGGGCTGCACCAAGGAGAACGAGGCCTTCACCGCGCTGCAAGGCGATTTCGAAAAGGCCGGCACCAAGGTCTTCGGCATTTCGAAGGACAGCATCGCCAGCCACGAGAAATTCATGGCCAAGAAGTCGCTGACCGTTCCGCTGTTGTCCGACGAGAACAGCGACGTCTGCGAGAAATTCGGCGTCTGGGCGGAAAAGTCCATGTACGGCAAGAAGTTCATGGGGATCGAGCGGTCGACCTTCCTGATCGACGCCGATGGCCGGATCGCGCGGGAATGGCGCAAGGTCAAGGTGCCCGGCCATGCCGAGGAGGTGCTGGAGGCGGCGCGCGGGCTCTGA
- a CDS encoding ferritin-like domain-containing protein → MLSLSEMAVDVLTTADGREKTARSRRHAAEWAQARTGGALPEIGRAAPPLRPSRPDRPALLDPREVPKRKPGSPQGRIALLHAVAHIELNAVDLHWDIIARFADVPMPPGFYDDWVKAADEESKHFNLMCDCLEEMGSQYGALPAHAGMWRAAEDTARDFMGRLAVVPMVLEARGLDVTPGMIEIFRKAGATAAVDALETIYAEEVGHVAYGSKWFHFLCGRHDLDPKAVFHDLVRRYFHGPLKPPFNEEKRAEAGLPPDFYWPLADRPA, encoded by the coding sequence ATGCTGAGCCTTAGCGAGATGGCGGTCGACGTCCTGACCACCGCGGATGGTCGCGAAAAGACCGCCAGGTCGCGACGTCATGCGGCGGAATGGGCCCAGGCGCGGACCGGTGGCGCCCTGCCCGAGATCGGCCGCGCGGCCCCGCCATTGCGCCCCTCGCGCCCCGACAGGCCGGCGCTGCTGGACCCGCGCGAGGTGCCCAAACGCAAGCCCGGCAGCCCGCAGGGACGGATCGCGCTGCTGCACGCCGTGGCGCATATCGAGCTGAACGCCGTGGACCTGCACTGGGACATCATCGCGCGCTTTGCCGACGTGCCGATGCCGCCCGGATTCTACGATGACTGGGTCAAGGCGGCGGACGAGGAATCCAAGCATTTCAACCTGATGTGCGACTGCCTTGAGGAAATGGGCAGCCAGTACGGTGCTCTGCCCGCGCATGCCGGGATGTGGCGCGCCGCCGAAGACACGGCACGGGATTTCATGGGGCGGCTGGCCGTCGTTCCGATGGTGCTCGAGGCGCGCGGGCTGGACGTCACGCCGGGCATGATCGAGATATTCCGCAAGGCCGGCGCGACCGCTGCGGTCGATGCTCTGGAGACGATCTATGCCGAAGAGGTCGGCCATGTCGCCTATGGATCGAAATGGTTTCATTTCCTGTGCGGGCGTCACGATCTGGATCCCAAGGCGGTGTTCCACGATCTTGTCCGGCGGTATTTCCATGGCCCGCTCAAGCCGCCTTTCAACGAGGAAAAACGCGCCGAAGCCGGCTTGCCGCCGGATTTCTATTGGCCATTGGCCGATCGACCGGCCTGA
- a CDS encoding DUF5930 domain-containing protein: MRTRLAIKIHALMERWFPERRLFLRSDTDTRFIRLRSETQALACAGSALVLAWTIMATAILLMDSIGAGNFREQAKRDQITYQQRLNELSRERDARAAEALAAQERFNSALRQISVMQSELLDSETRRREMETGIDIIQATLRDTMKERQAIGDRLSALESQIAEGGTALASAGGGEADSTLDLLSAALAQTAAERDQVIADARDALIRADEMAAEIRAMEDKNDQIFRQLEEAMTVSVKPLDKMFEAAGMDPDNILRQVRKGYSGQGGPLTPLSLSTRGEEPSEDALRANRILNQMDRLNLYRIAAQKAPFANPLKDPFRFTSGFGYRWGRLHAGTDFAAPHGTPIYSTADGVVTFAGWSSGYGRLVKIQHEFGIETRYAHLSKINVKVGQRVSRGGRIGAMGNTGRSTGTHLHYEVRVGGKPVNPMIYIKAANDVF, translated from the coding sequence GTGAGAACGCGTCTCGCGATCAAGATACATGCGCTCATGGAGCGCTGGTTTCCGGAACGGCGACTTTTCCTCAGATCCGATACCGATACGCGCTTCATCCGACTGCGATCCGAGACCCAGGCGCTGGCTTGTGCGGGATCGGCTCTGGTTCTTGCCTGGACCATCATGGCCACCGCCATCCTGCTGATGGACAGCATCGGCGCCGGGAATTTCCGCGAGCAAGCCAAGCGCGACCAGATCACCTACCAGCAACGGCTGAACGAGTTGTCCCGCGAGCGCGACGCGCGCGCCGCCGAGGCGCTGGCCGCGCAGGAGCGTTTCAATTCGGCCCTGCGGCAGATCTCGGTCATGCAATCCGAATTGCTGGATTCCGAAACCCGTCGCCGCGAGATGGAGACCGGGATAGACATCATCCAGGCCACGTTGCGCGACACGATGAAGGAACGCCAGGCCATCGGCGACCGTCTTTCCGCGCTGGAAAGCCAGATCGCCGAAGGCGGCACCGCGCTGGCCTCGGCCGGCGGCGGCGAGGCGGACAGCACGCTGGACCTGCTTTCCGCCGCGTTGGCGCAGACTGCGGCGGAACGCGACCAGGTGATCGCCGATGCACGCGACGCGCTGATCCGCGCCGACGAGATGGCCGCCGAAATCCGCGCGATGGAAGACAAGAACGACCAGATCTTCCGCCAGTTGGAAGAGGCGATGACCGTGTCGGTCAAGCCGTTGGACAAGATGTTCGAAGCCGCCGGCATGGACCCCGACAACATCCTGCGCCAGGTCCGCAAGGGCTATTCCGGCCAGGGCGGCCCGCTGACCCCGCTGAGCCTCAGCACCCGCGGCGAAGAGCCGTCCGAGGACGCGCTGCGCGCCAACCGCATCCTGAACCAGATGGACCGGCTGAACCTGTACCGGATCGCCGCGCAGAAGGCGCCTTTCGCCAATCCGCTCAAGGATCCGTTCCGCTTCACGTCGGGTTTCGGCTATCGCTGGGGCCGCCTGCATGCCGGCACCGATTTCGCCGCGCCGCACGGCACGCCGATCTATTCGACCGCCGATGGCGTCGTGACCTTCGCCGGCTGGTCTTCGGGCTATGGCCGCCTGGTCAAGATCCAGCACGAATTCGGCATCGAGACACGCTATGCGCATCTGTCCAAAATCAACGTGAAGGTCGGACAAAGGGTCTCGCGCGGGGGGCGCATCGGTGCTATGGGGAATACCGGACGGTCGACCGGCACGCATCTGCACTACGAAGTGCGCGTGGGCGGCAAGCCCGTGAACCCCATGATCTATATCAAGGCTGCTAACGATGTTTTCTAA
- a CDS encoding bactofilin family protein gives MFSKSKINEPGPKAEDTAKPAAPEMPRPSASDFKPTAPKAKPPASILSQDLHITGNIKTTGDIQVEGTVEGDIRAHLLTVGESATIKGEVIADDVVVNGRIVGRVRGLKVRLTATARVEGDIIHKTIAIESGAHFEGSVQRQDDPLSGGRNKPVPGQQQAAPAPAAAKPAETNG, from the coding sequence ATGTTTTCTAAGAGCAAGATCAACGAGCCCGGACCCAAGGCCGAGGACACCGCGAAACCCGCAGCCCCCGAGATGCCGCGCCCGAGCGCGTCCGATTTCAAACCGACGGCGCCGAAGGCCAAGCCGCCGGCATCGATCCTGTCGCAGGACCTGCACATCACCGGCAACATCAAGACCACCGGCGACATCCAGGTCGAAGGCACCGTCGAGGGCGATATCCGCGCCCACCTGCTGACGGTCGGCGAGTCGGCCACGATCAAGGGCGAGGTGATCGCCGACGACGTCGTGGTCAACGGCCGCATCGTTGGTCGCGTGCGGGGCCTCAAGGTGCGCCTGACGGCCACCGCGCGGGTCGAGGGTGACATCATCCACAAGACCATCGCCATCGAATCCGGCGCGCATTTCGAAGGCTCGGTACAGCGTCAGGACGACCCGCTGAGCGGCGGCCGCAACAAACCCGTGCCCGGCCAGCAGCAGGCCGCCCCCGCTCCGGCGGCTGCCAAACCCGCCGAAACCAACGGCTGA
- a CDS encoding AEC family transporter: MLVLTIWPLFALICFGYAMARLGFPAPGFWPEAERINYFVLFPALLVSSLAQAPVTDPALLRMGGAAVTVILLAASALVLVRIVRPMPAARFGPIVQGVVRFNTYLGLAVTTSLAGQAGLARAAVLLAVAVPLVNILSILALTEAGIGNRGARMARAILRNPLILACLAGIALALAGTGLPWGIGTVLDLLGRASLTLGLLCVGAALQPAALRRASADLAGIGAVRLIAMPVLAAGIGMAFGLDGVEALVLVIFAAIPTAPTAYVLTRQLGGDATLMAGLVTAQTLAAVATIPLMLKLLLPG, from the coding sequence GTGCTGGTGCTGACGATCTGGCCGCTTTTCGCGCTGATCTGTTTCGGCTACGCGATGGCGCGCCTGGGCTTTCCGGCCCCCGGTTTTTGGCCCGAAGCCGAGCGGATCAACTATTTCGTTCTTTTCCCGGCGCTGCTGGTGTCCAGCCTGGCGCAAGCGCCGGTCACCGATCCGGCGCTGTTGCGCATGGGTGGGGCGGCGGTGACGGTGATCCTGCTGGCTGCGTCCGCGCTGGTTCTTGTTCGCATTGTCCGGCCCATGCCCGCCGCGCGGTTCGGACCCATCGTGCAGGGCGTGGTTCGGTTCAACACCTATCTCGGACTGGCGGTGACGACCAGCCTGGCCGGGCAGGCCGGGTTGGCGCGGGCGGCGGTGCTGCTGGCCGTTGCGGTGCCGCTGGTCAACATCCTGTCGATCCTCGCGCTGACCGAGGCGGGTATCGGCAACCGCGGTGCGCGGATGGCACGGGCGATCCTGCGCAATCCGCTGATCCTCGCCTGTCTTGCGGGGATTGCGCTGGCCCTTGCCGGAACCGGGCTGCCGTGGGGCATCGGTACGGTTCTCGACCTGCTGGGTCGGGCAAGCTTGACGCTGGGTCTGCTCTGCGTCGGTGCGGCGCTGCAACCGGCAGCGCTGCGTCGCGCATCGGCTGACCTGGCGGGGATCGGAGCCGTGCGGCTGATAGCGATGCCCGTTCTGGCGGCCGGCATCGGCATGGCTTTCGGTCTGGACGGTGTCGAGGCCCTGGTGCTGGTGATCTTCGCGGCCATCCCGACAGCGCCCACCGCCTATGTTCTGACGCGCCAGTTGGGCGGCGACGCGACATTGATGGCCGGGCTGGTCACCGCGCAGACCCTTGCGGCGGTCGCGACGATCCCGCTGATGCTGAAATTGCTGCTGCCCGGTTGA
- a CDS encoding HNH endonuclease — MDGDFRTEFVRAPGALKQHPALVLNADYRPLSYYPLSLWCWQDAVKAAFLDRVDIIAEYDEVVRSPTMSLRIPSVVVLKDYVKPQKRVAFTRFNLFLRDEFRCQYCGSKGDLTFDHVVPRASGGITSWENVVAACAPCNLKKGSKSLRQAGLSLRKPPRQPSAPELMNMGRKFPPNHLHESWMDFLYWDAELEA; from the coding sequence ATGGACGGTGATTTCAGAACCGAGTTTGTGCGTGCACCCGGCGCGCTAAAACAGCATCCCGCGCTGGTGCTCAATGCCGATTACCGGCCGTTATCCTATTATCCGCTCAGCCTCTGGTGCTGGCAGGATGCCGTAAAGGCGGCGTTTCTCGACCGGGTCGACATCATTGCCGAATATGACGAAGTGGTTCGCAGCCCGACGATGTCGCTGAGGATTCCCAGCGTCGTGGTGCTGAAAGACTATGTCAAACCCCAGAAACGTGTGGCCTTCACCCGCTTCAATCTTTTTCTGAGGGACGAATTCCGGTGCCAGTATTGCGGGTCCAAGGGTGATCTGACCTTTGACCATGTTGTGCCGCGCGCCAGCGGCGGCATCACCAGTTGGGAAAACGTGGTCGCGGCCTGCGCCCCCTGCAATCTGAAGAAGGGGTCAAAATCCTTGCGGCAGGCGGGGTTGAGCCTGCGCAAGCCGCCGCGCCAGCCTTCGGCGCCCGAGCTCATGAACATGGGCCGCAAGTTTCCGCCCAACCACCTGCACGAAAGCTGGATGGACTTCCTCTACTGGGATGCAGAGCTCGAGGCCTGA
- a CDS encoding thioredoxin family protein: MAAVTPPVCEFDLPAPDFALPGTDGKTYRLVDFAGPNGTLVMFICNHCPYVLAVLDKIIRDAHDLQALGIGVAAICSNDAKAYPADGFDKMVEMAREHALPFPYLHDAEQNVARAYGAACTPDFFGYNANLGLQYRGRLDASGMRTGADDLPRELFEAMKQVAETGRGPADQTPSIGCSIKWKAA; this comes from the coding sequence ATGGCCGCCGTCACACCCCCGGTCTGCGAATTCGACCTGCCCGCACCGGATTTCGCATTGCCCGGCACAGACGGGAAAACCTACCGGCTCGTCGATTTCGCGGGGCCCAACGGCACGTTGGTCATGTTCATCTGCAACCATTGCCCGTATGTGTTGGCGGTGCTCGACAAGATCATCCGCGATGCCCACGATCTGCAGGCACTTGGAATCGGGGTCGCGGCGATCTGTTCCAACGACGCCAAAGCCTACCCGGCCGACGGGTTCGACAAGATGGTCGAAATGGCCCGCGAACACGCCCTGCCCTTTCCGTATCTGCATGATGCCGAACAGAACGTCGCACGGGCCTATGGCGCGGCCTGCACGCCGGATTTCTTTGGCTACAACGCCAATCTGGGCCTGCAATATCGCGGACGGCTTGATGCGTCGGGGATGCGCACGGGCGCGGACGACCTTCCTCGCGAACTGTTCGAAGCGATGAAGCAGGTGGCCGAAACCGGGCGTGGCCCAGCCGACCAGACGCCGTCCATCGGGTGTTCGATCAAGTGGAAAGCGGCATGA